In Nocardioides palaemonis, a single genomic region encodes these proteins:
- a CDS encoding MOSC domain-containing protein encodes MPPRVHAIHLAPGRRLPTKSVERVEAEAGAGLVGDRYHGSRHRHVTVQSLDDLRAAAEVLGREVDPGLTRRNVTLDSGALPTRPGERLTIGDVELEVVRIAAPCRLLDDWLGEGAMAALKSPRGGTVFRLLTSGTVRVGDPAAWG; translated from the coding sequence GTGCCCCCACGCGTCCATGCCATCCACCTCGCCCCGGGACGTCGGCTGCCCACGAAGTCCGTCGAGCGGGTCGAGGCCGAGGCAGGTGCGGGTCTCGTCGGCGACCGCTACCACGGGTCGCGGCACCGCCACGTCACCGTGCAGTCGCTCGACGACCTGCGGGCGGCAGCCGAGGTGCTCGGGCGCGAGGTCGACCCCGGCCTGACCCGCCGCAACGTCACCCTCGACTCCGGTGCGCTGCCGACCCGCCCCGGCGAGCGGCTGACGATCGGCGACGTCGAGCTCGAGGTCGTCCGGATCGCTGCGCCCTGCCGCCTCCTCGACGACTGGCTCGGCGAGGGCGCGATGGCGGCCCTGAAGTCACCGCGCGGCGGCACCGTGTTCCGGCTGCTGACCTCCGGCACGGTCCGCGTCGGCGACCCCGCCGCGTGGGGATAG
- a CDS encoding MarR family winged helix-turn-helix transcriptional regulator: MGISDDAVEVRARGWRRLAALHQLIEARLERALQAEHDLSVVEFTVLDALSRQDGWHLRMAQLARATGLSPSATTRLVNRLEGRGLITRILCEDDRRGIYTEPTEAGRALLALARPTHDAVLDEALREAGDTPELSDLARTVVELV, encoded by the coding sequence ATGGGCATCAGCGACGACGCCGTGGAGGTGCGCGCCCGCGGCTGGCGGCGCCTGGCCGCGCTGCACCAGCTGATCGAGGCGCGGCTCGAGCGCGCCCTGCAGGCCGAGCACGACCTGTCCGTCGTCGAGTTCACGGTGCTCGACGCACTGTCGCGCCAGGACGGGTGGCACCTGCGGATGGCCCAGCTGGCGCGCGCCACCGGCCTGTCGCCGAGCGCCACGACACGCCTGGTCAACCGGCTCGAGGGGCGCGGCCTGATCACCCGCATCCTGTGCGAGGACGACCGCCGCGGGATCTACACCGAGCCGACCGAGGCCGGTCGCGCACTGCTCGCGCTCGCCCGCCCGACGCACGACGCGGTCCTCGACGAGGCCCTGCGCGAGGCGGGCGACACCCCCGAGCTCAGCGACCTCGCCCGCACGGTCGTCGAGCTGGTCTAG
- a CDS encoding bleomycin resistance protein: protein MVDHATPNLPSRDLDATAAFYGGLGFTTTYRDPGWMILQRGGLVLEFFPDPGVDPASTAAGCCLRVDDLDGLYAACVGAGVPDQRTGWPRLHPPTVEHSGMRIGYLVDPDGTLLRLVQNP from the coding sequence ATGGTCGACCACGCCACGCCCAACCTCCCGTCCCGCGACCTCGACGCGACCGCCGCCTTCTACGGCGGTCTCGGGTTCACCACGACCTACCGCGACCCCGGCTGGATGATCCTCCAGCGCGGCGGGCTGGTGCTGGAGTTCTTCCCCGACCCCGGCGTCGACCCGGCCTCGACCGCCGCAGGCTGCTGCCTGCGGGTGGACGACCTCGATGGGCTGTACGCCGCGTGCGTGGGCGCCGGAGTGCCCGACCAGCGCACCGGCTGGCCGCGGCTGCACCCGCCGACCGTGGAGCACTCGGGGATGCGGATCGGCTACCTCGTCGATCCCGACGGCACGCTGCTGCGGCTGGTGCAGAACCCCTGA
- a CDS encoding Pr6Pr family membrane protein — protein MTTTPAARETEPTATARAAYAVNAGVAWFGLAVTLVVSALDGYDRVPVEAGLYGDTARGAAGTLARVADTLSYFTIWSNVVVAVSVTLLLARPLRPTRVVRVLRLTGLLMITVTAIVYQVLLAPAVDVTGWSLLTDPVLHVVTPALTVLVWVVWGPRGWVTLREVPLALVVPLVWIAWMLARGAVVHAYPYGFANVEELGYGPVAVTLATILVFGIVIAAVFWGAERRLQRWAADARDLRARSRRGRRGRAGR, from the coding sequence GTGACCACCACGCCCGCCGCGCGCGAGACCGAGCCCACCGCCACCGCCCGCGCGGCGTACGCCGTCAACGCCGGGGTCGCCTGGTTCGGCCTGGCCGTCACACTGGTCGTCTCGGCGCTCGACGGCTACGACCGGGTGCCGGTGGAGGCCGGGCTCTACGGGGACACGGCGCGGGGCGCGGCCGGGACGCTGGCGCGCGTGGCCGACACGCTGAGCTACTTCACGATCTGGTCCAACGTCGTCGTCGCGGTCTCGGTGACCCTGCTGCTGGCCCGCCCGCTGCGCCCCACGCGCGTGGTCCGGGTGCTGCGCCTGACCGGGCTGCTGATGATCACGGTGACCGCGATCGTCTACCAGGTGCTCCTGGCGCCCGCCGTCGACGTGACCGGCTGGTCCCTGCTCACCGACCCGGTGCTGCACGTCGTCACGCCCGCCCTCACCGTGCTGGTCTGGGTGGTGTGGGGTCCGCGCGGCTGGGTCACGCTCCGCGAGGTGCCACTGGCGCTGGTCGTGCCGCTGGTGTGGATCGCGTGGATGCTGGCACGCGGAGCGGTGGTGCACGCCTACCCCTACGGCTTCGCGAACGTCGAGGAGCTCGGCTACGGGCCGGTCGCGGTGACGCTCGCGACCATCCTCGTGTTCGGCATCGTCATCGCCGCGGTCTTCTGGGGTGCCGAGCGGCGCCTGCAGCGGTGGGCAGCCGACGCCCGCGACCTGCGTGCCCGGAGCCGTCGGGGCCGTCGGGGACGGGCAGGTCGCTAG
- the katG gene encoding catalase/peroxidase HPI, translating into MSDDLPNDSARATDTSASNEANAEVGEMNEQGGAASCPVLHSGNVHPTQGDANSEWWPERLNLKILAKNQPAISPLGGDFDYAEAFSGLDLPALKADIAAVLTDSQDFWPADFGHYGPLMIRMAWHSAGTYRVQDGRGGAGTGQQRFAPLNSWPDNGNLDKARRLLWPVKKKYGNAISWADLMVLTGNVALESMGFETFGFAGGRVDAWEPDADVYWGPETEWLGGDQGGAQRYKGDRELDNPLAAVQMGLIYVNPEGPEGNPDPKLAAHDIRDTFARMAMNDEETVALIAGGHTFGKTHGAADPEEYVGPEPEAAPIEAGGMGWLSKYGSGVGKDAITSGLEVTWTDVPTQWSNRFFEILFQYEWELSKSPAGAAQWVAKDAEAIIPAPDEGGAKRLPTMLTTDLALRMDPAYEQISRRFLENPAEFADAFARAWFKLTHRDMGPVARYLGPEVPSEELLWQDPIPAPTQVPSAETVAAVKQAVADSGLTVSQLVSTAWAAASSYRHSDKRGGANGGRIRLEPQRSWEANDPQQLAGAISVLEGIAEANGISFADTVVLAGNVGVEKAASAAGVPVEVPFTPGRGDATQEQTDVESFAWLEPQADGFRNFVRADSKLPAEYLLVDKANLLNLTAPEMTVLVGGLRVLGANTAASTDGVLTERPGQLTNDFFVNLLDLGTVWSPAGSNDRFEASTGGNAWTGTRADLVFASNSELRAVAEVYAQDGSHEKFVHDFVAAWAKVMDNDRYDVKG; encoded by the coding sequence ATGTCCGACGACCTGCCCAACGACTCCGCCCGCGCGACCGACACCTCCGCGAGCAACGAGGCCAACGCCGAGGTCGGCGAGATGAACGAGCAGGGCGGCGCCGCCTCCTGCCCCGTCCTGCACAGTGGCAACGTCCACCCGACCCAGGGTGACGCCAACTCCGAGTGGTGGCCCGAGCGGCTCAACCTCAAGATCCTCGCCAAGAACCAGCCGGCCATCAGCCCGCTCGGCGGCGACTTCGACTACGCCGAGGCGTTCTCCGGCCTCGACCTCCCGGCCCTCAAGGCCGACATCGCGGCGGTCCTCACCGACAGCCAGGACTTCTGGCCGGCCGACTTCGGCCACTACGGCCCGCTGATGATCCGCATGGCGTGGCACAGCGCGGGGACCTACCGCGTGCAGGACGGCCGCGGCGGCGCCGGCACCGGCCAGCAGCGCTTCGCCCCGCTCAACTCCTGGCCCGACAACGGCAACCTCGACAAGGCCCGCCGCCTGCTGTGGCCGGTCAAGAAGAAGTACGGCAACGCGATCTCGTGGGCCGACCTGATGGTGCTGACCGGCAACGTCGCGCTCGAGTCGATGGGCTTCGAGACCTTCGGCTTCGCCGGCGGCCGCGTCGACGCGTGGGAGCCGGACGCCGACGTCTACTGGGGTCCGGAGACCGAGTGGCTCGGCGGCGACCAGGGTGGCGCCCAGCGCTACAAGGGCGACCGCGAGCTCGACAACCCGCTCGCCGCGGTCCAGATGGGCCTCATCTACGTCAACCCCGAGGGTCCGGAGGGCAACCCCGACCCGAAGCTCGCCGCGCACGACATCCGCGACACCTTCGCCCGGATGGCGATGAACGACGAGGAGACCGTCGCGCTGATCGCCGGCGGCCACACCTTCGGCAAGACCCACGGCGCGGCCGACCCCGAGGAGTACGTCGGCCCCGAGCCCGAGGCCGCCCCGATCGAGGCCGGCGGCATGGGCTGGCTGTCGAAGTACGGCTCCGGTGTCGGCAAGGACGCGATCACCTCGGGCCTCGAGGTCACCTGGACCGACGTGCCGACCCAGTGGAGCAACCGCTTCTTCGAGATCCTCTTCCAGTACGAGTGGGAGCTGTCGAAGAGCCCGGCCGGTGCGGCGCAGTGGGTGGCCAAGGACGCCGAGGCGATCATCCCCGCGCCCGACGAGGGCGGCGCGAAGCGTCTCCCGACGATGCTCACCACCGACCTCGCGCTCCGGATGGACCCGGCCTACGAGCAGATCTCGCGCCGCTTCCTGGAGAACCCGGCCGAGTTCGCCGACGCCTTCGCCCGCGCGTGGTTCAAGCTGACCCACCGCGACATGGGCCCGGTCGCCCGCTACCTCGGCCCCGAGGTCCCGAGCGAGGAGCTGCTCTGGCAGGACCCGATCCCCGCTCCGACGCAGGTCCCGTCGGCCGAGACGGTCGCCGCTGTCAAGCAGGCGGTCGCCGATTCCGGCCTCACCGTCAGCCAGCTGGTCTCCACCGCGTGGGCGGCCGCGTCGTCGTACCGCCACTCCGACAAGCGCGGTGGCGCCAACGGCGGCCGGATCCGCCTCGAGCCGCAGCGCAGCTGGGAGGCCAACGACCCGCAGCAGCTCGCCGGCGCGATCAGCGTGCTGGAGGGCATCGCCGAGGCCAACGGCATCTCGTTCGCCGACACCGTGGTCCTCGCCGGCAACGTCGGCGTGGAGAAGGCCGCGTCCGCGGCCGGCGTCCCCGTCGAGGTGCCCTTCACCCCGGGTCGCGGCGACGCGACGCAGGAGCAGACCGACGTCGAGTCGTTCGCCTGGCTCGAGCCGCAGGCCGACGGCTTCCGCAACTTCGTGCGGGCCGACTCCAAGCTGCCGGCGGAGTACCTCCTGGTCGACAAGGCCAACCTGCTCAACCTGACCGCGCCGGAGATGACCGTGCTGGTCGGCGGCCTGCGGGTGCTCGGCGCCAACACCGCGGCGTCCACCGACGGCGTGCTCACCGAGCGCCCGGGCCAGCTGACGAACGACTTCTTCGTCAACCTGCTCGACCTCGGCACGGTCTGGAGCCCGGCTGGCTCCAACGACCGCTTCGAGGCGAGCACGGGCGGCAACGCCTGGACCGGCACCCGCGCCGACCTCGTGTTCGCCTCCAACTCCGAGCTCCGCGCGGTCGCCGAGGTCTACGCCCAGGACGGGTCGCACGAGAAGTTCGTCCACGACTTCGTGGCCGCGTGGGCCAAGGTCATGGACAACGACCGGTACGACGTGAAGGGCTGA
- a CDS encoding phosphotransferase family protein, which translates to MEEVEVVVAHRERATLRVGDVFLKVDGEPSRTRRELEAMRLAPVPTAPVLWHTPPVVALGRLRGVPLGRLGVPDTSPAAAWSAAGAMVRALHDAPLPLWPSPRRTPSWDDLAVEARSLVADGLLPADLVERNLEVARAALRPHDPVFTHGDLQTLHVFVEGDSVTGVLDWSEAGPGDATYDLAVLTLGHEDRLDDVLAGYGGGVDVDAITGWWSARSLLAARWLLEHGFDPDAPGCEFDVLRARM; encoded by the coding sequence GTGGAGGAGGTCGAGGTCGTCGTCGCGCACCGCGAGCGGGCGACCCTCCGCGTGGGCGACGTCTTCCTGAAGGTCGACGGCGAGCCGAGCCGGACCAGGCGCGAGCTCGAGGCGATGCGGCTGGCGCCGGTGCCCACCGCCCCCGTGCTGTGGCACACGCCGCCCGTGGTGGCGCTCGGACGGCTGCGGGGTGTGCCGCTCGGGCGGCTCGGCGTCCCCGACACGTCGCCGGCCGCGGCCTGGTCGGCGGCCGGCGCGATGGTGCGCGCGCTGCACGACGCGCCGCTGCCGCTCTGGCCGAGCCCGCGCAGGACCCCTTCGTGGGACGACCTGGCCGTCGAGGCCCGCTCGCTCGTGGCCGACGGGCTGCTGCCCGCCGACCTGGTCGAGCGCAACCTCGAGGTCGCCCGCGCGGCGCTGCGGCCCCACGACCCGGTCTTCACCCACGGCGACCTGCAGACCCTGCACGTCTTCGTCGAGGGCGACTCGGTCACCGGGGTGCTGGACTGGTCGGAGGCCGGTCCGGGCGACGCGACGTACGACCTCGCGGTGCTCACCCTCGGCCACGAGGACCGCCTCGACGACGTGCTCGCCGGCTACGGCGGCGGGGTCGACGTCGACGCGATCACGGGCTGGTGGTCGGCCCGCAGCCTGCTCGCTGCCCGCTGGCTGCTCGAGCACGGCTTCGACCCGGACGCGCCCGGCTGCGAGTTCGACGTGCTGCGCGCGCGGATGTGA